One segment of Mycobacterium spongiae DNA contains the following:
- the acpM gene encoding meromycolate extension acyl carrier protein AcpM has translation MAVSQEEIIAGIAEIIEEVTGIEPSEVTPEKSFVDDLDIDSLSMVEIAVQTEDKYGVKIPDEDLAGLRTVGDVVAYIQKLEEENPEAAEALRAKLEAENPEAAANVKARMEAESK, from the coding sequence GTGGCCGTCAGTCAGGAAGAAATCATCGCCGGTATCGCCGAGATCATCGAAGAGGTAACCGGTATCGAGCCGTCCGAGGTTACCCCGGAGAAGTCGTTCGTCGACGACCTCGACATCGACTCGTTGTCGATGGTGGAGATCGCGGTGCAGACCGAGGACAAGTACGGCGTCAAGATCCCCGACGAGGACCTCGCTGGTCTGCGTACCGTCGGTGACGTCGTCGCCTACATCCAGAAGCTCGAGGAAGAGAACCCCGAAGCTGCCGAGGCGCTGCGCGCCAAGCTGGAGGCGGAGAACCCCGAGGCCGCTGCCAACGTCAAGGCGAGGATGGAAGCAGAGAGCAAGTGA
- a CDS encoding ACP S-malonyltransferase, producing the protein MIALLAPGQGSQTEGMLSPWLELPGAADRITSWSKASGLDLARLGTTASTDEITDTAIAQPLIVAATLLAHQEMTRRGLLSGPEFDQKTIVAGHSVGEIAAYAIAGVLAADDAVALAATRGAEMAKACATEPTGMSAVLGGEEAEVLARLDQLDLVPANRNAAGQIVAAGRLTALEKLAEDPPTKARVRALGVAGAFHTEFMAPALEGYAAAAARVATAEPTTMLLSNSDGKPVASAAAAMDALVCQLTQPVRWDLCNATLREHAVTAIVEFPPAGALSGIAKRELRGIPARAVKSPADLDELASL; encoded by the coding sequence GTGATTGCGTTGCTAGCACCCGGACAGGGTTCTCAGACCGAGGGAATGCTGTCGCCATGGCTGGAGTTGCCAGGCGCAGCGGACCGGATTACGTCGTGGTCGAAGGCCAGCGGCCTGGATCTTGCCCGACTGGGCACCACCGCGTCGACCGACGAGATCACCGACACGGCGATCGCCCAACCACTGATCGTCGCGGCGACTCTGCTGGCCCACCAGGAAATGACCCGGCGCGGCCTGCTCAGTGGGCCGGAATTCGACCAGAAGACCATCGTGGCGGGCCACTCCGTCGGCGAAATCGCTGCCTATGCGATCGCCGGTGTGCTGGCCGCCGACGACGCCGTCGCGCTGGCCGCTACCCGCGGTGCCGAGATGGCCAAGGCGTGCGCGACCGAGCCGACCGGCATGTCCGCCGTACTCGGCGGCGAGGAGGCCGAGGTGCTGGCGCGCCTCGACCAGCTCGACTTGGTCCCCGCGAATCGCAACGCCGCCGGCCAGATTGTCGCCGCCGGCCGGCTGACCGCGTTGGAGAAGCTCGCCGAAGACCCTCCGACCAAGGCGAGGGTGCGTGCGCTCGGCGTCGCCGGAGCGTTCCACACCGAGTTCATGGCTCCGGCCCTCGAGGGCTACGCCGCAGCAGCGGCCCGCGTCGCGACCGCCGAGCCCACCACGATGCTGTTGTCCAATAGTGACGGAAAGCCGGTGGCTTCCGCGGCCGCCGCGATGGACGCTCTGGTCTGTCAGCTCACCCAACCGGTGCGCTGGGACCTGTGCAACGCGACGCTGCGTGAGCACGCCGTGACGGCGATCGTGGAGTTCCCGCCGGCGGGCGCACTCAGCGGTATCGCCAAACGTGAACTTCGGGGAATTCCGGCTCGCGCCGTTAAGTCACCCGCAGATCTGGACGAGTTGGCCAGCTTGTAA
- a CDS encoding PucR family transcriptional regulator, with amino-acid sequence MNDNQLGPLTRPKSPLEMLDTVPESLLRRLKQYSGRLATQAVSAMQERLPFFADLEASQRASVALVVQTAVVNFVEWMHDPHSDVSYTAQAFELVPQDLTRRIALRQTVDMVRVTMEFFEEFVPLLARSDEQLTALTVGILKYSRDLAFTAATAYADAAEARGTWDSRMEASVVDAVVRGDTGPELLSRAAALNWDTTAPATVVVGTPGPGRNGSNGDGDADSERASQDVRDSAARHGRAALTDVHGTWLVAIVSGQLSPTDKFLKDLLDAFADGPVVIGPTAPMLTAAYHSASEAISGMNAVAGWRAAPRPVLARELLPERALMGDASAIVALHTDVMQPLADAGPTLIETLDAYLDCGGAIEACARKLFVHPNTVRYRLKRITDFTGRDPTQPRDAYVLRVAATVGQLNYPPPASIAGNTSMSQLAPPVRAPVGGAPQGPS; translated from the coding sequence GTGAACGACAACCAGCTTGGTCCGCTTACCCGGCCAAAGTCGCCGCTCGAAATGCTGGACACCGTGCCCGAGTCACTGCTGCGGCGGTTGAAGCAGTACTCCGGCCGGCTGGCCACCCAGGCCGTCTCCGCCATGCAGGAACGGTTGCCCTTCTTCGCCGACTTGGAAGCGTCCCAACGCGCTAGCGTCGCGCTGGTGGTGCAGACGGCGGTGGTGAATTTCGTCGAGTGGATGCACGACCCGCACAGTGACGTCAGCTACACAGCGCAGGCTTTCGAACTGGTGCCCCAGGACTTGACGCGACGAATCGCGCTGCGTCAAACAGTGGACATGGTGCGGGTCACGATGGAGTTCTTCGAAGAGTTTGTCCCCCTGCTGGCGCGGTCCGACGAGCAGTTGACCGCCCTGACAGTGGGCATCCTGAAGTACAGCCGCGACCTGGCTTTTACCGCTGCGACGGCCTACGCCGACGCGGCCGAGGCGCGCGGCACGTGGGACAGCCGGATGGAGGCCAGCGTGGTCGACGCGGTGGTGCGCGGCGACACCGGCCCCGAGCTGCTGTCCCGGGCGGCTGCGCTGAACTGGGACACCACCGCGCCAGCGACGGTGGTGGTGGGCACTCCGGGGCCCGGCCGCAACGGATCCAACGGCGACGGCGACGCCGACAGCGAGCGAGCCAGTCAGGACGTTCGCGATAGCGCGGCTCGCCACGGCCGCGCGGCGCTTACCGACGTGCACGGCACCTGGTTGGTGGCAATCGTGTCCGGCCAACTGTCACCGACCGACAAGTTCCTCAAGGACCTGCTCGATGCGTTCGCCGACGGCCCAGTGGTCATCGGGCCGACGGCGCCCATGCTGACCGCAGCCTACCACAGCGCGAGCGAGGCGATCTCGGGGATGAACGCGGTCGCCGGGTGGCGCGCGGCGCCGCGGCCGGTGTTGGCCAGGGAACTCCTGCCGGAACGCGCCCTCATGGGTGACGCGTCGGCGATCGTGGCATTGCACACCGATGTCATGCAGCCGCTAGCCGATGCCGGACCAACGCTCATCGAGACACTGGACGCTTACCTGGATTGTGGCGGTGCGATTGAGGCGTGTGCCAGAAAGTTGTTCGTTCATCCAAACACAGTGCGCTACCGGCTCAAGCGGATCACCGACTTCACCGGCCGCGATCCAACCCAGCCGCGCGATGCCTACGTGCTTCGGGTGGCGGCGACCGTGGGCCAACTGAACTATCCCCCGCCCGCTTCCATCGCCGGAAACACCTCGATGTCCCAGCTTGCCCCGCCGGTCAGGGCGCCGGTCGGAGGGGCTCCGCAAGGCCCCTCGTAG
- the kasA gene encoding 3-oxoacyl-ACP synthase KasA, with protein sequence MRQPSTANGGYPSVVVTAVTATTSISPDIESTWKGLLAGESGIHVLEDEYVSRFDLAVRIGGHLKESIDIHMGRLDMRRMSYVQRMGKLLGGQLWESAGSPEVDPDRFTVVVGTGLGGAERIVESWDLMNEGGPRKVSPLAVQMIMPNGAAAVIGLQLGARAGVITPVSACSSGSEAIAHAWRQIVMGDADIAVCGGVEGPIEALPIAAFSMMRAMSTRNDEPERASRPFDKDRDGFVFGEAGALMIIETEEHAKARGAKPLARLMGAGITSDAFHMVAPAADGVRAGQAMTRALELAGLSPKDIDHVNAHGTATPIGDAAEANALRVSGCDHAAVYAPKSALGHSIGAVGALESALTVLTLRDGVVPPTLNYETPDPEIDLDVVAGEPRYADFRYAINNSFGFGGHNVALAFGRY encoded by the coding sequence GTGAGGCAGCCTTCCACAGCTAATGGCGGTTACCCCAGCGTTGTGGTAACCGCCGTCACAGCGACGACGTCGATCTCGCCGGACATCGAGAGCACGTGGAAGGGTCTGTTGGCTGGCGAGAGCGGCATCCACGTCCTTGAAGACGAATACGTCAGCAGGTTTGACCTGGCAGTAAGGATCGGCGGTCACCTCAAAGAGTCAATCGACATCCACATGGGCAGACTGGACATGCGGCGCATGTCGTATGTCCAGCGGATGGGCAAATTGCTGGGTGGACAGCTATGGGAGTCTGCCGGCAGCCCCGAAGTGGATCCGGACCGGTTCACCGTCGTGGTCGGTACCGGCCTCGGTGGTGCCGAGCGGATCGTCGAGAGCTGGGACCTGATGAACGAGGGCGGCCCCCGCAAAGTGTCCCCGCTCGCCGTTCAGATGATCATGCCCAACGGCGCCGCCGCGGTGATCGGTCTGCAGCTCGGTGCCCGCGCCGGAGTCATTACCCCGGTGTCGGCCTGTTCGTCCGGCTCGGAGGCGATCGCCCACGCGTGGCGTCAGATCGTCATGGGCGACGCCGATATCGCCGTGTGCGGCGGTGTCGAGGGACCTATCGAAGCGTTGCCCATCGCGGCGTTCTCCATGATGCGGGCAATGTCGACTCGCAACGACGAGCCAGAGCGCGCGTCGCGCCCGTTCGACAAGGACCGCGACGGCTTCGTGTTCGGCGAGGCCGGGGCGCTCATGATCATCGAGACCGAAGAGCACGCCAAAGCCAGGGGCGCAAAGCCGTTGGCACGGCTGATGGGTGCGGGTATCACCTCGGATGCCTTCCACATGGTGGCACCCGCCGCGGACGGCGTTCGAGCCGGTCAAGCGATGACGCGCGCGCTGGAGCTAGCCGGACTGTCGCCCAAGGACATTGACCACGTCAACGCCCACGGGACCGCGACCCCGATCGGTGACGCGGCCGAGGCCAACGCCCTGCGGGTCTCGGGGTGTGACCACGCCGCGGTGTACGCGCCGAAGTCGGCACTGGGGCACTCGATTGGCGCCGTCGGCGCACTCGAATCGGCACTCACGGTGTTGACCTTGCGCGACGGCGTCGTGCCGCCAACCCTGAACTACGAAACCCCGGACCCCGAGATCGACCTCGACGTGGTCGCCGGCGAACCCCGCTACGCGGATTTCCGTTATGCAATTAACAACTCGTTTGGGTTCGGCGGCCACAACGTGGCACTCGCTTTCGGGCGGTACTAA
- a CDS encoding acyl-CoA carboxylase subunit beta, giving the protein MTIMAPAAVGESLDPRDPLLRLCTFFDDDSVELLHERDRSGVLAASGTVNGLRTIAFCTDGTVMGGAMGVEGCAHIVNAYDTAIEEQSPIVGIWHSGGARLAEGVRALHAVGQVFEAMIRASGYVPQISVVVGFAAGGAAYGPALTDVVVMAPESRVFVTGPDVVRSVTGEDVDMASLGGPETHHKKSGVCHIVADDELDAYDRGRRLVGLFCQQGHFDRSKAEAGDTDIHALLPESARRAYDVHPIVTAILDQDAPFDEFQANWAPSMVVGLGRLSGRTVGVLANNPLRLGGCLNSESAEKAARFVRLCDAFGIPLVVVVDVPGYLPGVDQEWGGVVRRGAKLLHAFGECTVPRVTLVTRKTYGGAYIAMNSRSLNATKVFAWPDAEVAVMGAKAAVGILHKKKLAAAPEHEREALHDELAAEHERIAGGVDSAIDIEVVDEKIDPAHTRSKLTEALAQAPARRGRHKNIPL; this is encoded by the coding sequence ATGACAATCATGGCCCCCGCGGCGGTTGGCGAATCGCTCGACCCCCGCGATCCGCTCTTGCGGCTGTGTACGTTCTTTGACGACGACAGCGTGGAATTGCTGCATGAGCGCGACCGCTCAGGAGTGCTGGCCGCATCCGGCACCGTGAACGGCCTACGCACGATCGCCTTTTGCACCGACGGCACCGTCATGGGCGGCGCCATGGGTGTCGAGGGCTGCGCACACATCGTCAATGCCTACGACACGGCCATCGAAGAGCAGAGCCCGATCGTGGGCATCTGGCACTCCGGTGGTGCCCGGCTAGCTGAAGGGGTCCGGGCGCTGCACGCGGTCGGTCAAGTTTTCGAGGCCATGATTCGCGCGTCGGGCTATGTTCCACAGATTTCGGTCGTGGTCGGCTTCGCCGCCGGCGGTGCCGCCTACGGACCGGCGCTGACCGACGTCGTCGTCATGGCACCGGAAAGCCGGGTGTTCGTCACCGGGCCGGACGTGGTGCGCAGCGTCACCGGCGAGGACGTCGACATGGCCTCGCTCGGCGGACCGGAGACCCACCACAAGAAGTCCGGGGTGTGCCACATCGTGGCCGACGACGAGCTCGACGCCTACGACCGCGGCCGCCGCTTGGTCGGATTGTTCTGCCAACAAGGGCATTTCGACCGCAGTAAGGCCGAGGCCGGTGACACCGACATTCATGCGCTGCTACCGGAGTCTGCGCGACGCGCCTACGACGTGCATCCCATCGTGACCGCGATCCTCGATCAGGACGCGCCGTTCGACGAGTTCCAAGCCAATTGGGCGCCCTCGATGGTGGTCGGTCTAGGGCGGCTGTCCGGCCGGACGGTCGGCGTGCTGGCCAATAACCCGCTACGCCTGGGCGGCTGCTTGAACTCCGAAAGCGCGGAGAAGGCAGCGCGTTTCGTGCGGCTCTGCGATGCCTTCGGGATCCCGCTGGTTGTGGTGGTCGACGTTCCCGGCTACCTGCCCGGTGTCGACCAGGAGTGGGGCGGCGTGGTACGCCGGGGAGCCAAACTGCTGCATGCCTTCGGCGAGTGCACCGTTCCGCGCGTCACGCTCGTCACCCGTAAGACCTACGGCGGCGCCTACATTGCGATGAACTCGCGCTCGTTGAACGCGACCAAAGTCTTCGCGTGGCCGGACGCCGAGGTGGCGGTGATGGGCGCGAAGGCGGCCGTCGGCATCCTGCACAAGAAGAAGCTCGCCGCTGCGCCGGAGCATGAACGCGAAGCGCTGCACGACGAATTGGCTGCAGAACACGAGCGGATTGCCGGCGGTGTGGACAGCGCCATCGACATCGAAGTGGTCGACGAGAAGATCGACCCGGCGCATACCCGCAGCAAGCTCACCGAAGCTCTGGCACAAGCACCGGCACGCCGCGGCCGTCACAAGAACATCCCGCTGTAA
- the kasB gene encoding 3-oxoacyl-ACP synthase KasB, producing the protein MTQLVTGKAFPHVVVTGIAMTTALATDAETTWKLLLDGQSGIRTLDDPFVEEFNLPVHIGGHLLEQFDHELTRVELRRMSYLQRMSTVVSRRLWENAGSPEVDNNRLMVSIGTGLGSAEELVFSYDDMRARGMKAVSPLTVQKYMPNGAAAAVGLERHARAGVMTPISACASASEAIAHAWQQIVLGEADAAICGGVETRIEAVPIAGFAQMRIVMSTNNDDPPGACRPFDKDRDGFVFGEGAAMLLIETEEHAKARGANILARIMGASITSDGFHMVAPDPNGERAGHAMMRAIELADLSPSDIDHVNAHATGTQVGDLAEGVAINKALAGHKPAVYAPKSALGHSVGAVGAVESILTVLALRDQVIPPTLNLVNLDPEIDLDVVAGKPRPGNYQYAVNNSFGFGGHNVAIAFGRY; encoded by the coding sequence ATGACACAACTGGTTACGGGGAAAGCTTTCCCGCATGTCGTCGTCACCGGCATAGCCATGACCACCGCACTGGCGACTGATGCGGAAACCACGTGGAAGTTGTTGCTGGACGGCCAAAGTGGAATTCGGACACTCGATGACCCTTTCGTCGAGGAGTTCAACCTGCCGGTCCACATCGGTGGGCATCTGTTGGAGCAATTCGACCACGAGCTGACGCGTGTGGAGCTGCGCAGGATGAGCTACCTGCAACGGATGTCCACTGTTGTCAGCCGGCGCCTGTGGGAGAACGCGGGCTCGCCCGAGGTCGACAACAACCGATTGATGGTGTCCATTGGCACCGGTCTGGGCTCGGCCGAGGAACTGGTCTTCAGCTACGACGACATGCGCGCTCGCGGGATGAAGGCGGTCTCTCCGCTGACCGTGCAGAAGTACATGCCCAACGGCGCCGCCGCAGCTGTCGGGCTTGAACGACACGCCAGAGCCGGGGTGATGACGCCCATATCGGCGTGTGCATCCGCTTCGGAGGCCATTGCCCATGCGTGGCAGCAGATCGTGCTTGGTGAGGCCGACGCCGCCATCTGCGGTGGCGTGGAAACACGGATCGAGGCGGTGCCGATCGCCGGATTCGCGCAGATGCGCATCGTGATGTCCACCAACAACGACGACCCGCCAGGTGCCTGCCGCCCCTTCGACAAAGACCGCGACGGCTTCGTGTTCGGCGAGGGCGCGGCCATGCTGTTGATCGAGACCGAGGAGCACGCCAAAGCTCGTGGCGCCAACATCTTGGCCCGGATCATGGGAGCCAGCATCACCTCAGACGGCTTCCACATGGTCGCACCCGACCCCAACGGGGAACGCGCAGGGCATGCCATGATGCGAGCCATTGAGCTCGCGGATCTCAGCCCCAGTGATATCGATCACGTCAACGCCCACGCCACCGGGACCCAGGTCGGTGACCTTGCCGAGGGCGTAGCCATCAACAAGGCACTGGCCGGCCACAAACCGGCGGTGTACGCGCCCAAGTCCGCCCTCGGCCACTCGGTCGGTGCGGTAGGTGCGGTGGAGTCGATCCTGACCGTGCTCGCGTTGCGGGATCAGGTGATCCCGCCGACACTGAACCTGGTAAACCTCGATCCAGAGATCGACCTGGACGTGGTAGCGGGTAAACCGCGACCTGGCAATTACCAGTATGCGGTCAACAACTCGTTCGGATTTGGCGGCCACAACGTAGCGATCGCCTTTGGGCGGTACTGA
- the aceE gene encoding pyruvate dehydrogenase (acetyl-transferring), homodimeric type has protein sequence MTTEFARHDLAKTPSNASEPDRVRVIREGVASYLPDIDPEETSEWLESFDALLDRSGPSRARYLMLRLLERAGEQRVAIPALTSTDYVNTIPTESEPWFPGDEDVERRYRAWIRWNAAIMVHRAQRPGVGVGGHISTYASSAALYEIGFNHFFRGKSHPGGGDQVFIQGHASPGIYARAFLEGRLSAEQLDGFRQEHSHPGGGLPSYPHPRLMPDFWEFPTVSMGLGPLNAIYQARFNHYLHDRGIKDTSDQHVWCFLGDGEMDEPESRGLAHIGALEDLDNLTFVINCNLQRLDGPVRGNGKIIQELESFFRGAGWNVIKVVWGREWDALLHADRDGALVNLMNSTPDGDYQTYKANNGGYVRDHFFGRDPRTKALVEHMSDQEIWNLKRGGHDYRKVYAAYHAAMNHKGQPTVILAKTIKGYALGKHFEGRNATHQMKKLTLEDLKEFRDTQRIPVSDEQLEENPYLPPYYHPGADAPEIRYLLDRRRALGGFVPERRTKSKALTLPAHDIYSPLKKGSGNQEVATTMAVVRTFKELLRDKEIGKRIVPIIPDEARTFGMDSWFPSLKIYNRDGQLYTAVDAQLMLAYKESTVGQILHEGINEAGSVGSFVAAGTSYATHHEPMIPIYIFYSMFGFQRTGDSFWAAADQMARGFALGATAGRTTLTGEGLQHADGHSLLLASTNPAVVAYDPAFAYEIAYIVESGLARMFGENPENIFFYITVYNEPYVQPPEPANLDPEGVLRGIYRYHTATEQRTHSAQILASGVSMPAALAAAEMLAADWDVAADVWSVTSWGELNRDGVSVETQKLRHPERPAGVPYVTKALEGVAGPVIAVSDWMRAVPEQIRQWVPATYLTLGTDGFGFSDTRPAARRYFNTDAESQVVAVLEALAGEGAIERSVPVAAARQYQIDDVLAAPEQTSDPGNA, from the coding sequence TTGACCACCGAGTTCGCGCGCCACGATCTGGCCAAAACCCCAAGCAACGCAAGCGAACCCGACCGCGTTCGGGTGATCCGTGAAGGTGTGGCGTCCTATCTGCCCGACATCGATCCCGAGGAGACTTCGGAGTGGCTGGAGTCCTTTGACGCCTTGCTGGACCGGTCGGGGCCGTCACGGGCCCGCTACCTGATGCTGCGGCTGCTGGAGCGGGCCGGCGAGCAGCGGGTGGCCATCCCTGCCTTGACGTCGACCGACTACGTGAACACCATCCCGACGGAGTCGGAACCGTGGTTTCCCGGCGACGAGGACGTCGAGCGTCGCTATCGGGCGTGGATCAGATGGAACGCCGCCATCATGGTGCATCGGGCGCAACGACCGGGCGTGGGCGTCGGTGGGCATATCTCGACCTACGCCTCGTCGGCGGCCCTCTACGAGATCGGTTTCAACCACTTCTTCCGCGGCAAGTCACATCCCGGCGGTGGCGACCAGGTGTTCATCCAAGGCCACGCGTCCCCGGGAATCTATGCACGGGCCTTCCTCGAAGGTCGCCTCAGCGCGGAGCAGCTTGATGGCTTCCGCCAGGAACATAGTCATCCGGGTGGTGGGTTGCCGTCGTACCCGCACCCACGCCTGATGCCCGACTTCTGGGAATTCCCCACCGTGTCGATGGGCCTCGGGCCGCTCAACGCGATCTACCAAGCGCGGTTCAACCACTATCTACATGACCGGGGCATCAAAGACACCTCCGACCAGCACGTGTGGTGTTTCTTGGGCGACGGCGAAATGGACGAGCCCGAGAGTCGCGGGCTGGCACACATCGGCGCTCTGGAAGACCTGGACAACCTGACCTTCGTCATCAACTGCAACCTGCAGCGCCTCGACGGCCCCGTTCGTGGCAACGGCAAGATCATTCAGGAGCTGGAGTCGTTCTTCCGCGGCGCCGGCTGGAACGTCATCAAGGTCGTGTGGGGACGCGAATGGGACGCCCTGCTGCACGCCGACCGCGATGGCGCGCTGGTAAACCTCATGAACAGCACCCCCGACGGGGACTACCAGACCTACAAGGCCAACAACGGCGGGTACGTGCGCGACCACTTCTTCGGCCGCGATCCACGCACGAAGGCGCTGGTGGAGCACATGAGTGACCAGGAAATCTGGAACCTCAAGCGTGGCGGCCACGACTACCGCAAGGTTTACGCGGCTTACCACGCCGCGATGAACCACAAAGGACAACCGACGGTGATCTTGGCCAAGACCATCAAGGGCTACGCGCTGGGCAAGCACTTCGAGGGCCGCAACGCCACACACCAGATGAAAAAGCTCACGCTGGAAGACCTTAAAGAATTTCGTGATACGCAGCGGATTCCCGTCTCGGACGAACAACTCGAGGAAAACCCTTACCTGCCACCGTATTACCATCCAGGCGCCGATGCCCCGGAGATTCGCTACCTGCTCGACCGGCGGCGCGCGCTGGGTGGCTTCGTCCCCGAACGTCGAACCAAGTCCAAGGCGCTGACACTGCCCGCCCACGACATCTACTCCCCGCTGAAGAAGGGATCGGGAAACCAGGAGGTCGCCACCACCATGGCGGTGGTGCGCACATTCAAGGAACTGCTGCGGGACAAAGAAATTGGGAAGCGGATAGTTCCGATCATTCCCGACGAGGCGCGTACCTTCGGGATGGACTCCTGGTTCCCGTCGTTGAAGATCTACAACCGCGATGGGCAGCTGTACACGGCCGTGGACGCCCAGCTGATGCTGGCCTACAAGGAAAGCACGGTTGGTCAGATCCTGCACGAGGGCATCAACGAGGCCGGGTCGGTGGGCTCCTTTGTCGCCGCCGGCACGTCGTATGCGACCCACCATGAGCCGATGATCCCGATCTACATCTTTTATTCGATGTTCGGGTTCCAGCGCACCGGTGACAGCTTTTGGGCCGCGGCCGACCAGATGGCACGCGGGTTCGCGCTCGGGGCCACGGCCGGCCGCACCACGCTGACCGGCGAAGGCCTCCAGCACGCCGATGGCCACTCGTTGTTGCTAGCCAGCACCAACCCGGCCGTGGTCGCCTACGATCCCGCGTTTGCCTACGAGATCGCCTACATCGTCGAAAGCGGGCTGGCCCGGATGTTCGGCGAGAACCCGGAGAACATCTTCTTCTACATCACCGTCTACAACGAGCCGTACGTACAGCCGCCCGAGCCGGCAAACCTGGATCCCGAAGGCGTGCTGCGGGGCATCTACCGCTACCACACCGCCACGGAGCAACGCACCCACAGTGCCCAGATTCTGGCGTCCGGCGTGTCCATGCCCGCGGCGCTGGCGGCAGCGGAAATGTTGGCGGCCGACTGGGATGTTGCCGCCGACGTGTGGTCGGTGACCAGCTGGGGCGAGCTGAACCGCGACGGAGTGTCCGTCGAAACCCAGAAGCTGCGCCACCCCGAGCGGCCGGCCGGCGTCCCGTACGTCACGAAGGCCCTGGAAGGGGTGGCCGGCCCGGTGATCGCCGTCTCGGACTGGATGCGCGCGGTTCCCGAGCAGATCCGACAGTGGGTACCGGCCACCTACCTCACGCTGGGCACCGACGGATTCGGCTTTTCCGATACCCGACCCGCCGCGCGGCGTTACTTCAACACCGACGCCGAATCGCAGGTAGTGGCGGTGCTGGAGGCCTTGGCGGGCGAGGGCGCGATCGAGAGGTCGGTGCCGGTGGCGGCCGCCCGTCAGTATCAGATCGACGACGTACTCGCCGCCCCCGAGCAGACCTCGGATCCCGGCAACGCCTGA